CAAGGACCTGGGAGCGACCTGCGCACTGACCGGGCACTCCGAGCGCCGGCACGTCCTGCTCGAGCCCGATTCGCTCATCAACGTCAAGACCCGCGCCCTGCTCGACGCGGGCATGACCGCCGTGCTCTGCGTGGGCGAGACCCTCGCGCAGCGCGAGGACGGCGCGACCGACGCGATCAACGAGCAGCAGCTCCGGGCGGGGCTCGCCGGGGTGACCGGCGCGCAGGCGTCGTCGCTGGTCATCGCCTACGAGCCGGTCTGGGCGATCGGGACCGGGAAGACCGCCACCCCCGAGGACGCCCAGCGCGCCCACCTGCGCATCCGCAGCGTCCTCGTCGACCTCTTTGGGGAGGCGCTCGGCGCATCCGTGCGTGTGATCTACGGCGGGTCGGTCAAGGCCTCCAACGCGCCCGAACTCATCGCCCAACCCGACATCGACGGCTTCCTCGTCGGGGGCGCCTCCCTCAAGGCCGAGGAGTTCGGGGCGATCTGCGCGGCGGCGGGGACCTGAGCACCCCCGGCGTCCCCGGGCGCGCTCCCCCCGACTCCCGCCCTCCCCCGACCTACACTTCGCCCTTACCTGCCCCGAACCCCCGAACCCTGCCCCCACGCGAGGACCGTACTCGATGCCTTCGCTCCCGATCGTCCCGACGCTTGCGCTCGCGCCCTGGATCACGGCGATGCTCGTCGTCGCCTTCCTCTTTGTGTGCCTCCTGCTGATCCTGATCATCCTGATCCAGAAGCCCCAGGGCGGCGGCCTGTCCGGCGCGTTCGGCTCGGGCGCGGCGTCCGGCTCGGGCCAGACGGTCTTCGGCGCACGCACCGGCGACGCGCTGACCATCGGCACCATCACGGTCTTCGTGCTGTACCTGGGCGTCGCGATCGGGCTGAACTACGCCATCCGGCCCTCGACGCGCGCCCCGGCGCAGCCGGTGATGCAGCAGCCGGCCGACAGCGCGCCGGCGACGACCCCGGCGAATGTCCCCGCGGCCCCGACGTCGGAGCCCCAGCCCTGATCCGGTCCATGACAGGGTTCGGCGAGGCGTCGCTCCACCAGGGCGGCGCGCACTATCACCTCGAGCTGCGCTCGCTGAATAACCGGTATTTCAAGGCGTCCATCCGGCTGCCCGAGGACCTTCAGGGCCTCGAGGCCGAGCTGGAGGCGGCCCTGCGCAACCGCATCTCGCGCGGCGCGCTCACGCTCATCGCCAAGGTGTCCGACACCTCGAGCGACGCGACCTATGTCGTGAACGAGGCGGCGCTGCGCGGCTATCTCGAGAAACTGGACGCGCTCCCCAAGCCAAAGAACGCGACCCTGTCCATCGACGGCGCGAGTCTCTTGTCGCTGCCCGGCGTGCTCCAGCCCCCCGACGACGACGAGCGCCTGCACAAGGCGCGCAAGGCGTTCATGTCGATGCTCGACGGCGCGGTGGCCCAGCTCGTCGCGATGCGCGAGAACGAGGGGCGCAAGCTCGATGACGAGCTCCGCGCCCACCAGCGCGTCATCCACGACAAGCTCGCGAGGGTCCGCGCCCGCTCGCCCGAGGTGGTGCAGGAGTACGAGCGACGCCTGAAGGAGCGGACCGAGCGTCTGCTCCAGCAGGCGGGGTTCACCGCCGAGCCCTCGGACGTGATCCGGGACGTGGCCGCGTTCTCCGAAAAGGCCGACATCGCGGAAGAGATCCAGCGCCTGGGCGGTCACATCGAGCAGTTCTCGGAGCTGCTCGACGCCCCGGCGGACAAGCCCGTCGGTCGCACGCTCGACTTCCTGGCGCAGGAGATGCTGCGCGAAGCGAACACGATCGGGAGCAAGTGCGCCGACGCCGAAATCGCCCGGGACGTCGTCGAGATCAAGGGCGCGATCGATCGGATCAAGGAACAGGTCCAGAATGTGGAGTGATCGCATCTCCGGCCCTTTCCGGGACATCGGCTGGACAGATGATGCGTCCTGACGCATGATGGGTGCGTAGGGATAGTCAGGCCGCGGCCTGTCCCCGCCGCACCCCGCCGCCACGCACGCGGAGGACCCCACTCTCGATGCCGAGCAACCCCGGCATCTCACGCCACGACCGCCCCGTCGACCTCGCCGGCGATGACGCCCGTGGTCCGGGTTCGTCCGAGGCTCCGTCCGATCTGGGGGGCGCCCCGGGGCCGGACGCGACGCTGGACCCCGGCGCGTCCGGCTCGTCGATGATCGGCCCGGCGATCTCACCGGGGTCCTCGCTCCTGTCCATGCACACGCTGTCGGGCACCGGGCTCTCGCTGAGCGCCGGGGTCGGGCTCGTCGCGAGCAGCGCGGACCGCACGCCGGGCGGGTCGGAGCAGGCGCGCGAGCAGTTCGCTCCCGAAGAGCTGGCGATCGTGCTCTCGCACTTCGACATCGGGGTGATCCAGGCGATCCAGGAGTTCCGGCGCGGGTCGCGCCGGGCGCCCAAGGCGCTGATCAAGTCGGCCGCAGGCGGGTTCCTGCTCAAACGCCGCGCCCCCGGGCGCGACGAAGCGGCGCGCGTCCGCTTCAGCCACCGCGTGCAGCTCAAGCTGGCCGAGCAGCACTTCCCGCTCCCCAAGCTCCTCCACGACCGCGCCACCCACGAAACGCTCGTCAAGCACGGCGGGCGGATCTACGAGCTGTTCGAGTTCATCCCCGGCACGCGCTACGACGCGTCGCTCCCGGCAACCTCCGACGCCGGGCACGCCCTCGCGCTCTTCCACAAACTCATCTCGAGCGTCCAGACCGAGGACCTGCTCCCAACCTTCGGCTATCACGCGGCGGAGGGCATCGACCGCCAGTTCGTCGCGATCGCGGCCCGCGCGAACGAGAACCAGGACGCGTCGCTCATCGCCACCTGTGAGGCGCTGCGCGAGCAGTACCACGAGAGCGCTCGCGCCGTCGACAGGATCGGCATCCGGCACTGGCCCACGCAGCTCGTCCACGGCGACTGGCACCCCGGGAACACGCTCTACCGCGGCGCGCATGTCGTCGCCGTCATCGACTTCGATTCGCTCCGGCTCGAGCCGCGCGTGCTCGATGTCGCCAACGGCGCGCTGCAGTTCTCGATCACCATGGACGGGCAGGACCTGCACCGTTGGCCAGACCACCTCGATGAATCGCGATTTAAGCGGTTCTGCCGGGGGTACGACGCCGTCGAGGAGTGCATCCTCGCCACGGCGGAGATCGAGGCGATCCCCCACCTGATGATCGAGGCGCTGATCCTCGAGGCCGCGACCCCCATCGCCGCGACCGGGGCCTTCGCCGGGCACGACGGGGGGGCGTTCCTGCGCATGGTGGAGCGCAAGTGCAGCTGGATGCGTGAGAACACGCCGCGCCTGATCAACCTGATCTCCGACTGACCGGCTCTGCCTCGCACTCCCGGCCCCCCGACCCCGATCGGGGTCCGAAAACCCCGGTTTGAGCATTCCGGCGTGAACCGCACCCCGACCCGGGGCGTCCGGGTAGACTGTGCTGAGCGAAGGGCCACCCATGCGACGAGCCGAACGCCATCCCGAGCGAGCCCGACCCGACACGGGACGCGCCCCCGCCGTCGCGGCGTTGGTCGTCGGCCTCGCCGCGCTCTCGCCTGCGATCGCGAAGCCGCCCCCCTTCCTGCCGCGCGAGCTGGCGGACGTCGTCGAGCGCGCGCGCCAGCAGCAGCGCGCCGAGAACCCGGTCCGCGAAGCGCCCGCGCCGCGCGAGATCGTCGACGTCGCCACCGGGGAACTGACGCTGACCGAGGTGCTCGCGCAGCTCTCCTCCGAGGACTACGCCCAGCGCGAGGTCGCGACGCAGCTGCTCGCCAATGTCGCGATGTGGGACGAGCGGGCGCTCGCCGAGGCCTGCGCGACGGTCGATCTCTGCCCCGAGGCGCGCGTCCGCGTGCGAGAGGCCCTCTATTCCCGGTTCGCGGCGTCGCCCGGTCCGGCCGTCGGCATCAGCATGTCGCCCGAGCGCTCGGTCAACGGCGTGGTCATCCTGAGCGTGATGCAGAACTATCCCGCGTCGCGCGTGCTGCGCGCGAACGATGTGCTGATGCGCATCGGCGATGTCGATCTGCGCGCCGACCCCACGAACCAGCGCGTGCAAGAGGTCATCGCGTCGTACCAGCCGGGCGATCGCGTCCCGATGACGATCCTGCGCGACGAGCGCGAGATCGTGGTCGAGGTCGAGCTCGGGCAGTTCGCGAACCTGGATCCGAACCTCAGCCAGCGCAACGAAATGATCCTGCGCCAGGCGTGGAACCTGCGCTCACGCCGGCTCGGCCTCTCGGACGACGAAGCCGCCGCGGTCGCGCCCGCCGTCTCGCTGTTCGACTGGAGGCGCGCGGCGCAGCGGGCCTCGCTGGTCCGGCAGGGAACCGGCATGGTCGCAGGGGGTGAGCCCGCGCCCGTTCCCGGGCGTCTCGCGGGCGGGGTGGCGAACATCGACAACTCGCGTATCGGACGCGTCGAGCGGGTCGACCCTCGCATCGCCCCCGAGCCGCGCGGCGCGGACGTGCAGCGCGCCCTCGACGAGCGCATGAAGCTCATCGAAACCCAGATCGCCGAACTCAGCCAGCGCATGGCCGACGCACGCACGCCGCAGCGCGAGCACGAGAAACTGCGCGAGACGCTCGAGCAACTGGCGCTGCAGCGCCGCCAGATCATGCTCGAGATGGTCCGCTGGGCCGATCGCAACGACTGAGCGGAGCCTCGGCCTCGGCCGGCTCCGCCGCCAGCGGCGTCACCCGACGACGATGTTCACCAGGCGCCCACGCGCCACGATCACCTTGCGGACGGTCTTGCCGGCGATCGCCTCCTGCACCTTCGGGGACTCCAGGGCGAGGCGCTCGAGCGTCTTCTCGTCGGCGTCCGCCGGCGCGACGAGCCGGTCGCGCGGCTTGCCGAGCACCTGCACCAGGATCTCGACGGTCTCGCTGGCGAGCATCGACTCGTCGTACGAGGGCCACTCGGAGAGCGAGGCGAAGCCGGCGTCCTCGCCGTGCGCCTTGGCCCACAATTCCTCGGCGATGTGCGGCGCGAAGGGGCAGAGGATGAGCGTGAACCGCTCGAGCTGATCGAGCGTCACGCCGGTCTTCATCGCGCCGTTCACGAACTCGATCATCGACGCGATCGCGGTGTTGAACCCGAGGCGGTCGATGTCGTCGCCGACCTTCTTGATGGTCTTGTGCAGCAGCCGCTCGGTCGCCTCGTCGCGCGCCCCGGCGAGGCGCAGCGAGCCGGTCTCCTCGTCGACGCCGAGGCGCCACACGCGCTGGAGGAAGCGGAACAGGCCGACGATGTCGCGCGGGTTCCAGGGCTTGCTCGCCTCGATCGGCCCGAGGTACATCTCGTAGAGACGGAAGGTGTCGGCGCCGAACTCGCGGATGACATCGTCGGGGTTGACGACGTTCTTCAGACTCTTGCTCATCTTCGCGACGATCTGCGTGACGGGCTTCCCGGTGGCGCGTTCGAAGAACACGCCCTCCTCGCGTTCCTCGACCATGTCGGTGGGCACGAGCCCGCCGCCGTCCTCGCGAGCGCGCTGGTACGCGAAGGACTGGATCAGGCCCTGGTGGCGCAGCGTGCGGAAGGGCTCTGGCGTGCTGACCTCGCCCAGGTCGAAGAGCGCCTTGTGCCAGAACCGCGCATAAAGCAGGTGGAGCGTCGCGTGCTCGGCCCCGCCCATGTACAGGTCCACGCCCCAGCGCGCCGGAGAGCCGCCCTCGGGCGACGCGTTGCCCAGCCAGTAGCGCTCCGCGTCCTTGCCGATGAACCGCTCGGCGTTGCGCGGGTCGCAGTAGCGCAGGTAATACCAGCACGAGCCAGCCCAGTTGGGCATCGTGTTCGTTTCACGCGTGTACCAGCGGCCGTCGATCTGCACACGCAGCCAATCGGTGGCCGTCGCGAGCAGCGGCGTGGGTGAGTCCGCGTTGCCCGTGTCGGGCTTGAAGTTCTCGAGCTCGGGCAGGCGCACGGGCAGGTCGCCCTCGCGCAGCGCGACGGGGTTCCCGGCTTCGTCAAACACGAT
This Phycisphaeraceae bacterium DNA region includes the following protein-coding sequences:
- the tpiA gene encoding triose-phosphate isomerase; this encodes MRTPYVGGNWKMNLSRAGAVSLAQSVAHAVAGLAPGPRTPEVAVFPSFVHLDAVVNALCAAGSTRVRLGAQDCYHEPDGAFTGEVSVAMLKDLGATCALTGHSERRHVLLEPDSLINVKTRALLDAGMTAVLCVGETLAQREDGATDAINEQQLRAGLAGVTGAQASSLVIAYEPVWAIGTGKTATPEDAQRAHLRIRSVLVDLFGEALGASVRVIYGGSVKASNAPELIAQPDIDGFLVGGASLKAEEFGAICAAAGT
- the secG gene encoding preprotein translocase subunit SecG; protein product: MPSLPIVPTLALAPWITAMLVVAFLFVCLLLILIILIQKPQGGGLSGAFGSGAASGSGQTVFGARTGDALTIGTITVFVLYLGVAIGLNYAIRPSTRAPAQPVMQQPADSAPATTPANVPAAPTSEPQP
- a CDS encoding YicC family protein, translated to MTGFGEASLHQGGAHYHLELRSLNNRYFKASIRLPEDLQGLEAELEAALRNRISRGALTLIAKVSDTSSDATYVVNEAALRGYLEKLDALPKPKNATLSIDGASLLSLPGVLQPPDDDERLHKARKAFMSMLDGAVAQLVAMRENEGRKLDDELRAHQRVIHDKLARVRARSPEVVQEYERRLKERTERLLQQAGFTAEPSDVIRDVAAFSEKADIAEEIQRLGGHIEQFSELLDAPADKPVGRTLDFLAQEMLREANTIGSKCADAEIARDVVEIKGAIDRIKEQVQNVE
- a CDS encoding phosphotransferase, encoding MPSNPGISRHDRPVDLAGDDARGPGSSEAPSDLGGAPGPDATLDPGASGSSMIGPAISPGSSLLSMHTLSGTGLSLSAGVGLVASSADRTPGGSEQAREQFAPEELAIVLSHFDIGVIQAIQEFRRGSRRAPKALIKSAAGGFLLKRRAPGRDEAARVRFSHRVQLKLAEQHFPLPKLLHDRATHETLVKHGGRIYELFEFIPGTRYDASLPATSDAGHALALFHKLISSVQTEDLLPTFGYHAAEGIDRQFVAIAARANENQDASLIATCEALREQYHESARAVDRIGIRHWPTQLVHGDWHPGNTLYRGAHVVAVIDFDSLRLEPRVLDVANGALQFSITMDGQDLHRWPDHLDESRFKRFCRGYDAVEECILATAEIEAIPHLMIEALILEAATPIAATGAFAGHDGGAFLRMVERKCSWMRENTPRLINLISD
- a CDS encoding PDZ domain-containing protein, with product MRRAERHPERARPDTGRAPAVAALVVGLAALSPAIAKPPPFLPRELADVVERARQQQRAENPVREAPAPREIVDVATGELTLTEVLAQLSSEDYAQREVATQLLANVAMWDERALAEACATVDLCPEARVRVREALYSRFAASPGPAVGISMSPERSVNGVVILSVMQNYPASRVLRANDVLMRIGDVDLRADPTNQRVQEVIASYQPGDRVPMTILRDEREIVVEVELGQFANLDPNLSQRNEMILRQAWNLRSRRLGLSDDEAAAVAPAVSLFDWRRAAQRASLVRQGTGMVAGGEPAPVPGRLAGGVANIDNSRIGRVERVDPRIAPEPRGADVQRALDERMKLIETQIAELSQRMADARTPQREHEKLRETLEQLALQRRQIMLEMVRWADRND